From Clarias gariepinus isolate MV-2021 ecotype Netherlands chromosome 2, CGAR_prim_01v2, whole genome shotgun sequence, one genomic window encodes:
- the LOC128514746 gene encoding trace amine-associated receptor 13c-like, whose translation MVEAQNFSWLEVKDLTEYCYPESNASCKKMSHNVATKTVFYSIVVFAIVITIVGNAVVIISIAHFKQLHTPTNILVMSLALVDLLLGLTVMPFSMVRSVDGCWYFGEEFCYWHSVFDSVFTGASIFHLIAIATDRNQAVCYPLQYPTRITLPVSGFMAALSWILASVYAFSTVGIQSNEANLEDYIATINCFGSCVYLLNAVCASINTVLSFILPVCIMIGLYVQIFLVSEKHAKKMEGTKKTRPDVTSNKILQKVKHEKKAAKTLGIVVGTFILCWMPYLIISLVEPLSNFTMPAIIYDVFFWLGYINSTFNPIIYGLFYPWFRKTLYLIVTLKIFAPNSSDIKVYAA comes from the coding sequence ATGGTAGAAGCTCAAAATTTTTCTTGGTTGGAAGTAAAAGATTTAACAGAGTACTGTTATCCTGAATCAAATGcttcatgtaaaaaaatgtcTCATAACGTGGCAACTAAAACTGTCTTTTATTCAATAGTGGTGTTTGCAATAGTCATTACAATTGTTGGGAATGCTGTGGTCATTATCTCCATAGCTCATTTCAAACAACTTCACACACCTACAAACATTTTGGTGATGTCTCTGGCTCTGGTAGATCTACTTTTGGGACTGACCGTCATGCCTTTCAGCATGGTTAGGAGTGTGGATGGCTGCTGGTACTTTGGAGAAGAATTCTGCTATTGGCATTCTGTTTTTGACTCTGTCTTCACTGGTGCATCAATCTTTCACCTGATAGCTATTGCTACAGATCGAAATCAAGCTGTGTGCTATCCCCTTCAGTATCCTACAAGAATTACGTTACCTGTTTCAGGTTTTATGGCAGCTCTGAGTTGGATTTTGGCTTCAGTGTATGCTTTCAGTACTGTTGGTATACAATCAAATGAAGCAAACTTAGAAGATTATATTGCAACTATAAATTGTTTTGGAAGTTGTGTGTATTTGCTTAATGCAGTATGCGCTTCTATAAATACAgtcctttctttcattttgccgGTCTGTATTATGATTGGTTTGTATGTGCAAATATTTTTGGTTTCAGAAAAGCATGCAAAGAAAATGGAGGGCACAAAAAAAACCAGACCTGATGTGACTTCAAACAAAATTTTACAAAAGGTGAAACATGAGAAAAAAGCTGCAAAAACGCTTGGCATTGTTGTgggtacatttattttatgctgGATGCCATATCTCATTATATCTCTAGTTGAGCCTCTTTCAAACTTTACCATGCCAGCAATCATATATGATGTATTTTTCTGGTTGGGTTACATTAATTCAACATTTAACCCCATCATATATGGCCTTTTCTATCCATGGTTCAGAAAAACACTTTATCTAATTGTTACACTAAAGATATTTGCTCCTAACTCCTCAGACATAAAAGTTTATGCagcttaa